In Drosophila santomea strain STO CAGO 1482 chromosome 2L, Prin_Dsan_1.1, whole genome shotgun sequence, a single window of DNA contains:
- the LOC120443684 gene encoding uncharacterized protein LOC120443684 has protein sequence MISVALIILCFFPFVQNEYFRPSYQVLLRRRTTSGDLIDGHCYGNIIQSRLVLTSASCLLGAREFVNGRELLKADGLAVSFKGEDLSELIYLVGGIDIYPGLNFSSLENDIAILKLSTQLPLSERNDIEWVLVADYDLTDSPLQEGVESYVWKTSDGENIYPGYGVIHESNLVGIISYGPPSKNKRESNLEVRNPNRFTQLNPYLSWIYTIIQNAEIADIQNNNYSASLPYRQRKTAEIVEEFIEPDAVYFPDPTNPIRDDFKTDVEDLTNSETDAVNVESVSEDFINTEDLLNKNIESKIEFLKNGANIYNAKDVCAWMFLFNLLLAKTRTINFFFS, from the exons ATGATTTCGGTAGCTCTGATTATCTTGTGCTTTTTCCCGTTTGTGCAAAATGAGTACTTTCGTCCTTCCTACCAAGTCCTTTTGCGCAGAAGGACTACTTCAGGAGATTTAATCGACGGCCACTGCTATGGAAACATCATTCAGAGCCGTCTGGTTTTAACATCAGCATCTTGTTTATTAGGTGCTAGGGAGTTCGTAAATGGAAGAGAATTGTTAAAAGCTGATGGGTTGGCGGTATCCTTTAAAGGTGAAGACCTGAGCGAGTTGATATACCTTGTTGGTGGCATAGACATCTATCCAGGGCTTAACTTCTCATCGTTGGAGAATGATATAGCGATCCTAAAACTCAGTACGCAACTTCCTCTTTCTGAGCGAAACGATATTGAATGGGTTTTAGTCGCTGACTACGATCTTACCGATTCTCCATTGCAGGAGGGCGTGGAATCTTAC GTTTGGAAAACTTCGGATGGAGAAAATATATATCCGGGCTATGGCGTTATTCATGAAAGTAATTTAGTTGGAATTATTTCCTATGGCCCGCCATCGAAAAACAAACGGGAATCTAATCTTGAAGTTCGAAACCCAAACAGGTTTACGCAATTAAACCCCTATTTAAGTTGGATATATACAATAATACAGAATGCAGAGATTGCGGACATTCAAAATAACAACTACAGTGCATCTCTTCCTTATCGTCAAAGGAAAACCGCCGAAATAG TTGAGGAATTTATTGAACCTGATGCAGTGTACTTTCCTGACCCAACAAACCCCA taAGAGATGACTTTAAAACTGATGTAGAAGATTTGACTAATTCAGAAactg ATGCTGTAAACGTGGAGAGCGTGTCAGAAGATTTCATAAACACAGAGGACCTAT taaacaaaaacatcGAAAGTAAGATAGAATTCCTAAAAAACGGAGCAAACATTTATAACGCCAAAGACGTTTGTGCATGGATgttcttatttaatttacttctAGCGAAAACTCGCACAATAAATTTCTTCTTTTCTTAA
- the LOC120443683 gene encoding E3 ubiquitin-protein ligase Ufd4, giving the protein MGDVDPETLLEWLSMGQGDERDMQLIALEQLCMLLLMSDNVDRCFESCPPRTFLPALCKIFLDELAPENVLEVTARAITYYLDVSAECTRRIVSIDGAIKAICNHLVVADLSSRTSRDLAEQCIKVLELICTREAGAVFEGGGLNCVLSFIRDCGSQVHKDTLHSAMSVVSRLCTKVEPNTPCIQNCVESLSTLLQHEDSMVSDGALKCFASVADRFTRKWVDPAPLAEYGLTTELLKRLKSVGGNNHSSLSAAGSQPTSSSQPVATTNSDAINENVAGSATISNSTKVKSSDAAASPQSISTTISLLSTLCRGSPSITHDILRSQLADALERALQGDERCVLDCMRFADLLLLLLFEGRQALNRGSNNPNQGQLAPRPRRNNTNTDRTHRQLIDCIRSKDSEALREAIESGGIDVNCMDDVGQTLLNWASAFGTLEMVEYLCEKGADVNKGQRSSSLHYAACFGRPAIAKILLKFGAYPDLRDEDGKTPLDKARERLDDGHREVAAILQSPGEWMSPDHSLLNKDGKKYTLMEPRGDPEMAPIYLKVLLPIFCRTFLGSMLGSVRRASLALIKKIVQYAYPTVLQSLSETSFSEDAASTSGQNGGNLLIEVVASVLDNEDDDDGHLIVLNIIEEIMCKTQEEFLDHFARLGVFAKVQALMDNDAEEIYVQLPGSSEEPAPTQRSSTSMAVTPRSTSDDPMEDAKEILQGKPYHWREWSICRGRDCLYVWSDSVALELSNGSNGWFRFIIDGKLATMYSSGSPENGNDSSENRGEFLEKLMRARSCVIAGVVSQPILPTASALRLVVGNWVLQSQKTNQLQIHNTEGHQVTVLQDDLPGFIFESNRGTKHTFSAETVLGPDFASGWSTAKKKRNKSKTEGQKFQVRNLSREIYNKYFKSAQTIPRGAVAILTDIVKQIELSFEEQHMAPNGNWEITLSDALMKLSQLIHEDGVVSAYEMHSSGLVQALVAVLSVNHWETNSPRCKRNKMQKQRVSVFKKCILEDNVESATNKPRTKSTASILIQKLVSVLESTEKLPVYLYDTPCTGYSLQILQKRLRFRLERAECESTLFDRSGRTLKMEPLATIGQLSKYLLKMVAKQWYDLDRSTYFYLKKIREHRTGTVFTHSFDFDEEGLLFYIGSNAKTCDWVNPAQYGLVQVTSSEGKTLPYGKLEDILSRDSISLNCHTKDNKKAWFAIDLGVYIIPTAYTLRHARGYGRSALRNWLLQGSKDGLTWTTLSTHVDDKSLVEPGSTATWPITCATDDSVRYRHIRIQQNGRNASGQTHYLSLSGFEIYGRVVGVADDIGKSVKEAEAKIRRERRQIRAQLKHMTTGARVIRGVDWRWEEQDGCAEGTITGEIHNGWIDVKWDHGVRNSYRMGAEGKYDLKLADCEYLSAFDGNQSIGTAGTASKASEKGNTLTSRKSSSTPSLPEATEKNQNTEGASNQTVSADNLAWKQAVETIAENVFASAKTQIISNQLAMNTSSSREARAKHKESGTNQIHKDNISGPSPLSRELEHISDLSAINNSMPAINSSIVSDLATISENLSLTELSKENICSVLTPSYKPAESVTASQSSSHPDVQSSSPRENDIKNISNIEENNKMNANNSVNKISKDLLANLRTSNIAGCPPVTQLSTEALEMIDKMRDGVDMIRNNSNNILSTDTFPVPCTNVPVGVKKTPKAQALINPDNANQKQIIVTTEEFPTKSSKKPSVTLKPGQQPNAVLSIVDIKDPQIATENVSVPSQMSISVPNLTTTSASEVPSTSEVATHTGLLETFAAIARRRTSQGTNIQDNQIMNAEANVNEHGDQNASGSFLGHSVTSLVKLALSSNFHSGLLSTAQSYPSLSSNNSENIAPSNPTNTSAGQQSASTINHTLTMSLTSTSSDSEQVSLEDFLESCRAPALLGDLDDEDDMDEDNDEEENEDEYEEVGNTLLQVMVSRNLLTFMDDEAMENRLVGVTKRKSWDDEFVLKRQFSALIPAFDPRPGRTNVNQTSDLEISPLGVELPKPQQSGPETIEQPLLGLKLRGPGIGGIPEVEIDLSNTDWTIFRAVQELLQCSQLNKMDKFRKIWEPTYTIVYREVSPEAQDPTCLDPEEFPQTPDVSSKSGASTLSPNSPMHIGFNVADNNLCSVDDVLELLTQINGLNQSEIDSDVKEHGVSVLSEDLFISKKITNKLQQQIQDPLVLASNALPNWCENLNQSCPFLFPFETRQLYFNCTSFGASRSIVCLQSQRDVTVERQRIPIMSPRRDDHEFRIGRLKHERVKVPRNEDLLMWAMQVMKTHCNRKSVLEVEFLDEEGTGLGPTLEFYALVAAEIQRSDLCMWLSDDDLGEDTESSPLSAEGNSKPVGYYVNRREHGIFPAPLPQNTEICEKVLKYFWFFGVFVAKVLQDMRLVDIPLSTSFLQLLCHNKVLSRNLQKVISDRRNGDLSVVSEESDIVETCTKLLRTDSNKSNAFGGILSLENLKEIDPTRYQFLQEMQNLLMRKQSIEFDETISAEKKQELINELKLHTQNGLEVSLEDLALTFTYLPSSSIYGYTQAELLPNGSSVNVTIDNLEAYCELLMNFILQDGIAQQMKAFSDGFNEVFPLKKLAAFTPSEARMMICGEQFPHWSREDIISYTEPKLGYNKDSPGFQRFVNVLLSMSGDERKAFLQFTTGCSSLPPGGLANLHPRLTVVRKVDAGVGSYPSVNTCVHYLKLPDYPTEEIMKERLLTATKEKGFHLN; this is encoded by the exons ATGGGCGATGTCGACCCCGAGACGCTGCTGGAATGGTTGTCCATGGGACAAGGAGATGAGCGGGATATGCAACTGATCGCACTGGAGCAGCTGTGTATGCTGCTCCTGATGTCCGATAATGTAGATCGTTGCTTCGAAAG TTGCCCTCCTCGAACATTTTTACCGGCGCTGTGTAAGATATTCCTGGACGAACTTGCACCTGAAAATGTACTCGAGGTCACTGCGCGAGCCATCACCTATTACCTGGATGTTTCGGCTGAGTGCACCAGGCGTATCGTTTCAATTGATGGCGCCATCAAAGCCATATGCAATCATTTAGTGGTTGCCGATCTATCATCGCGCACATCTCGCGATCTTGCCGAGCAATGTATCAAGGTGCTCGAGCTGATTTGCACCCGAGAGGCGGGCGCCGTCTTCGAGGGCGGCGGCCTCAACTGCGTCCTGTCCTTCATTCGGGACTGTGGCTCGCAGGTTCACAAGGACACCTTACACTCGGCCATGTCCGTGGTATCCAGGCTCTGCACCAAGGTGGAGCCCAACACCCCCTGCATTCAGAACTGCGTCGAGAGCCTGAGCACTCTGCTGCAGCACGAAGACTCAATGGTATCCGATGGAGCCCTTAAGTGCTTTGCCTCTGTAGCGGACCGATTCACACGAAAGTGGGTGGACCCAGCCCCATTGGCAGAGTACGGCCTGACAACCGAGTTGTTGAAGCGCCTGAAAAGTGTCGGAGGAAACAACCACTCTTCGCTATCAGCGGCTGGCAGTCAACCGACCAGCTCTAGCCAGCCCGTTGCAACCACAAACTCGGATGCCATTAATGAAAACGTTGCGGGATCTGCAACCATATCCAACAGCACAAAGGTTAAGTCATCTGATGCCGCTGCATCGCCGCAGTCGATATCAACTACGATTTCCTTGTTGTCCACACTTTGTCGCGGATCTCCTTCGATCACCCATGACATATTGCGATCCCAGTTGGCCGATGCCCTGGAAAGAGCTCTGCAGGGCGATGAGCGATGCGTGCTGGACTGCATGCGATTCGCGGATCTCTTGCTGTTATTATTGTTCGAGGGACGCCAAGCGTTAAACCGAGGAAGTAACAACCCGAATCAGGGACAATTGGCGCCTCGACCAAGACGTAATAATACAAACACCGATCGTACACATCGCCAGCTCATTGATTGCATACGATCGAAGGACTCGGAAGCCCTTCGCGAGGCCATCGAATCCGGCGGTATTGACGTCAATTGTATGGACGATGTGGGCCAAACACTTCTTAACTGGGCTTCGGCCTTCGGCACTTTGGAAATGGTAGAATATTTGTGTGAGAAAGGAGCCGATGTCAACAAGGGTCAACGAAGTTCGTCCCTACACTATGCCGCTTGTTTTGGTCGCCCGGCCATTGCGAAAATCCTGCTGAAATTCGGAGCCTATCCGGATTTGCGAGATGAAGATGGCAAAACACCATTGGATAAGGCGCGCGAAAGATTGGACGACGGCCATCGGGAGGTGGCGGCAATTTTGCAATCGCCCGGGGAGTGGATGTCTCCAGATCATTCGCTACTCAACAAAGATGGGAAAAAGTACACACTTATGGAGCCCCGGGGTGATCCGGAAATGGCGCCCATTTACCTAAAGGTGCTTCTGCCCATATTCTGTAGAACCTTCTTGGGTTCGATGCTGGGCAGCGTCCGGCGGGCCAGTTTGGCCCTGATTAAAAAGATTGTACAGTACGCGTACCCAACGGTGCTTCAAAGTCTCAGTGAAACCAGTTTTAGCGAAGATGCGGCGTCGACATCGGGGCAAAATGGTGGGAACCTACTTATTGAGGTGGTCGCCAGTGTCCTAGATAACGAG GATGACGATGACGGTcatttaatagttttaaaCATTATTGAGGAAATTATGTGTAAAACACAGGAGGAATTCCTCGACCATTTTGCAAGGCTAGGAGTGTTTGCAAAGGTCCAAGCCCTGATGGACAATGATGCGGAGGAAATATATGTGCAATTACCAGGGAGCTCAGAGGAACCAGCCCCAACGCAAAGATCTTCGACCAGTATGGCTGTCACTCCTAGGTCAACTTCAG ATGATCCTATGGAGGACGCAAAGGAGATATTGCAAGGGAAACCCTATCATTGGCGTGAGTGGAGCATTTGCCGAGGCCGGGATTGCTTGTACGTCTGGTCGGACTCAGTGGCCCTTGAGCTTTCCAATGGCTCAAACGGATGGTTCCGCTTCATAATAGACGGCAAACTGGCAACGATGTACTCCAGTGGAAGCCCCGAGAACGGAAATGATAGTTCTG AAAATCGTGGCGAGTTTCTTGAGAAACTAATGCGTGCTCGATCCTGCGTGATTGCAGGAGTTGTATCACAGCCAATTTTGCCCACTGCGAGTGCGCTTCGCTTAGTTGTTGGAAACTGGGTTCTGCAGTCACAGAAAACAAACCAACTTCAAATACACAACACCGAAGGCCACCAAGTTACCGTGCTGCAGGATGATTTGCctggttttatttttgaaagtaATCGAGGAACGAAGCATACCTTCTCGGCAGAAACTGTCCTGGGTCCCGATTTCGCATCCGGTTGGTCAACGGCTAAAAAGAAGCGCAACAAGTCAAAGACGGAAGGTCAAAAGTTCCAGGTTCGAAACCTATCGCGGGAAATTTATAACAAGTACTTCAAGTCTGCGCAAACTATTCCTCGGGGCGCCGTAGCCATACTTACGGATATAGTGAAGCAAATTGAGCTATCCTTTGAGGAGCAGCACATGGCACCAAATGGAAACTGGGAGATCACACTTTCGGACGCCCTAATGAAGCTATCTCAACTAATACATGAAGACGGCGTTGTAAGCGCCTATGAAATGCATTCGTCGGGATTGGTACAAGCTTTGGTAGCCGTATTGTCGGTCAATCATTGGGAAACTAATTCACCTCGCTGCAAGcgaaacaaaatgcaaaaacaacgAGTTTCCGTATTCAAGAAATGTATACTGGAGGACAACGTCGAGTCTGCAACGAACAAACCAAGAACTAAAAGTACTGCAAgtattttaattcaaaagcTTGTGTCGGTTTTGGAAAGCACAGAGAAGCTGCCAGTGTACCTGTACGATACTCCGTGCACTGGATATAGTTTGCAAATTTTGCAGAAAAGACTTCGCTTCCGTTTGGAGCGTGCAGAATGCGAAAGCACATTGTTCGATCGATCGGGACGAACTCTTAAAATGGAACCATTGGCAACGATTGGACAACTTTCCAAATATCTACTGAAAATGGTGGCAAAACAATGGTACGACCTCGACCGGTCAACAtacttttatttgaaaaaaattcgGGAGCATAGGACCGGAACCGTGTTTACGCACTCCTTTGATTTCGACGAGGAAGGCTTGTTATTCTACATTGGCTCCAATGCAAAGACGTGCGATTGGGTAAACCCAGCGCAATATGGTCTGGTGCAAGTGACAAGTTCGGAGGGAAAGACTTTACCCTATGGCAAACTAGAGGATATTCTATCTCGCGATAGCATCTCACTGAATTGTCACACCAAGGACAACAAAAAGGCTTGGTTCGCCATCGACTTGGGGGTCTATATAATTCCCACTGCTTATACGCTGCGCCATGCCCGCGGATATGGAAGATCGGCTTTGAGAAATTGGCTACTTCAAGGCTCAAAAGATGGCTTAACTTGGACCACCCTCAGCACACATGTGGATGACAAAAGTCTTGTGGAGCCTGGCAGCACAGCCACTTGGCCCATTACCTGTGCAACTGACGATTCCGTAAGGTACCGCCACATTAGAATCCAGCAAAATGGGCGCAATGCGTCTGGCCAGACTCATTATCTGAGTTTGAGTGGCTTCGAAATCTATGGGCGTGTAGTGGGAGTTGCCGATGATATCGGAAAGAGTGTTAAGGAAGCGGAGGCAAAAATAAGGCGCGAGAGGCGGCAGATAAGGGCACAGCTCAAGCACATGACCACCGGAGCACGAGTGATTCGTGGCGTCGACTGGCGTTGGGAGGAACAGGATGGATGTGCCGAGGGCACAATAACCGGCGAAATACACAACGGCTGGATCGATGTGAAGTGGGACCATGGCGTACGCAATTCCTATCGAATGGGAGCCGAAGGAAAGTACGATTTAAAGTTGGCTGATTGCGAGTATCTATCCGCCTTCGACGGAAATCAGTCGATAGGTACTGCGGGCACAGCTTCAAAAGCCAGTGAGAAAGGCAATACACTCACCTCTCGCAAATCGAGCTCTACTCCATCACTGCCCGAAGCCACTGAAAAGAATCAAAACACCGAGGGCGCGTCAAATCAAACCGTTTCGGCGGATAACTTGGCCTGGAAGCAGGCTGTGGAGACGATTGCTGAGAACGTATTTGCCTCGGCCAAGACACAGATTATATCAAACCAACTTGCTATGAACACCTCTTCCTCCAGGGAAGCTCGAGCCAAGCACAAGGAGTCTGGCACCAACCAAATTCATAAAGACAACATAAGTGGACCGTCACCTTTGAGCCGAGAGTTGGAGCACATTTCGGACTTGTCTGCCATCAACAACTCTATGCCGGCAATTAACTCGAGCATTGTTTCCGACCTAGCCACCATTTCGGAGAACTTATCACTAACTGAATTGTCCAAAGAAAATATATGCAGCGTCCTTACGCCTTCTTACAAGCCCGCTGAGAGTGTTACTGCGAGTCAGAGCTCAAGCCATCCGGATGTACAGAGTTCATCTCCGCGTGAGAACGATATCAAAAACATATCCAACATCGAGGAAAACAATAAGATGAACGCCAATAACTCGGTGAATAAGATATCCAAGGACCTGCTCGCGAATCTCCGAACCTCAAACATTGCTGGCTGTCCACCAGTCACACAACTTTCCACCGAAGCCCTCGAAATGATCGACAAAATGCGCGATGGCGTGGACATGATTCGGAACAACTCCAATAACATTCTGTCCACGGACACTTTCCCAGTGCCCTGCACAAATGTGCCAGTTGGCGTTAAGAAGACCCCGAAGGCTCAGGCTTTAATTAATCCAGATAATGCCAACCAGAAGCAAATTATAGTTACAACCGAAGAGTTCCCCACAAAGAGTTCAAAGAAGCCCAGTGTAACCTTGAAACCAGGTCAGCAACCAAATGCTGTGTTGTCAATCGTGGACATCAAGGATCCGCAGATTGCTACCGAAAACGTTTCCGTTCCCAGCCAGATGAGTATCAGTGTTCCTAATCTGACAACAACTTCAGCTTCGGAGGTCCCCTCGACTTCCGAAGTTGCTACCCACACCGGTTTGCTGGAGACATTTGCCGCAATCGCGCGTCGTCGTACCTCCCAAGGTACCAATATACAGGATAATCAGATTATGAATGCCGAAGCGAATGTGAACGAGCACGGCGATCAGAACGCATCAGGATCATTCCTCGGCCACTCGGTAACCAGTTTAGTTAAGTTGGCGTTGTCAAGCAACTTCCACTCGGGACTGCTCAGCACCGCACAGAGTTACCCAAGTTTATCGTCAAATAATAGCGAAAACATAGCTCCGTCGAACCCTACAAATACTTCTGCGGGACAGCAATCGGCATCCACTATTAATCATACCCTAACAATGAGTCTAACCTCCACATCGAGTGACAGTGAGCAAGTATCCCTGGAAGACTTTTTGGAGAGTTGCAGAGCGCCGGCGTTGTTGGGTGATTTGGACGATGAGGACGACATGGATGAGGACAACGATGAAGAGGAGAACGAGGACGAGTACGAAGAGGTTGGAAACACACTGCTGCAAGTGATGGTCTCCCGAAACTTGCTTACCTTTATGGATGACGAGGCAATGGAGAACAGGTTAGTCGGTGTGACAAAGCGCAAGTCCTGGGACGACGAGTTTGTTCTAAAGAGGCAGTTCTCCGCGTTGATACCAGCTTTCGATCCACGACCGGGCCGCACAAACGTCAACCAAACTTCCGATCTGGAAATATCCCCCCTTGGTGTCGAACTACCCAAACCCCAGCAAAGTGGGCCTGAGACTATCGAGCAGCCCTTGCTGGGCCTTAAACTGCGAGGTCCTGGAATCGGTGGCATACCCGAAGTGGAAATCGACCTGAGCAACACCGACTGGACCATATTCAGAGCGGTACAGGAATTACTTCAGTGCAGTCAGTTGAACAAGATGGACAAATTCCGAAAGATATGGGAGCCCACATACACCATTGTGTACAGGGAGGTATCACCCGAGGCACAGGACCCCACTTGCTTGGATCCAGAGGAGTTCCCGCAAACGCCCGATGTGTCCTCAAAGAGTGGTGCATCAACTTTGTCCCCCAACTCGCCCATGCACATCGGTTTCAACGTAGCCGATAATAACCTGTGCTCCGTGGACGATGTACTTGAGCTGCTCACTCAAATCAATGGTCTCAATCAGTCCGAAATCGATTCGGATGTCAAGGAGCACGGTGTATCGGTGTTGTCCGAAGATCTCTTCATCAGcaagaaaataacaaacaaactgcagcagcaaattCAGGATCCCCTGGTGCTTGCTAGCAACGCGCTGCCTAATTGGTGCGAGAACTTAAACCAATCCTGCCCGTTTCTGTTTCCATTTGAGACCAGGCAGTTGTACTTTAACTGCACATCGTTCGGAGCTTCGCGCAGCATAGTATGCCTACAGTCCCAGCGAGATGTCACTGTGGAACGTCAGAGGATACCCATCATGAGTCCGCGACGGGATGATCACGAATTCCGCATCGGGCGTCTTAAACACGAACGCGTTAAAGTTCCGCGAAACGAGGATCTGCTCATGTGGGCAATGCAGGTCATGAAGACTCACTGCAATCGCAAGTCCGTGCTGGAGGTTGAGTTTTTGGATGAGGAAGGAACTGGTTTGGGACCAACGTTGGAGTTCTATGCCTTGGTGGCCGCAGAAATTCAGCGTTCAGACCTTTGTATGTGGCTGTCTGACGATGATTTGGGCGAGGACACTGAAAGCTCGCCGCTGAGTGCGGAAGGGAACTCAAAACCTGTTGGGTATTACGTAAATCGCAGGGAGCACGGAATTTTCCCAGCACCGCTCCCGCAGAATACCGAAATTTGTGAGAAGGTTCTTAAATACTTCTGGTTCTTCGGCGTTTTTGTGGCAAAGGTTTTACAGGATATGCGCTTGGTGGACATACCATTATCAACATCATTTCTACAACTGCTTTGTCACAACAAAGTGTTATCACGTAATCTCCAAAAAGTCATTTCGGATAGACGAAATGGCGACCTTTCAGTCGTATCAGAAGAATCTGATATAGTAGAAACTTGCACTAAATTGCTGCGAACTGATTCCAACAAGTCAAATGCATTCGGCGGTATTCTGTCATTGGAGAACTTGAAAGAAATAGATCCAACTCGTTATCAATTCCTACAAGAAATGCAAAATCTTTTGATGCGGAAGCAGTCAATTGAGTTTGACGAGACGATAAGCGCAGAGAAGAAACAAGAGCTTATCAACGAGCTTAAGCTGCACACCCAAAATGGCTTGGAGGTGTCTCTCGAGGACTTGGCCCTTACGTTCACGTATCTGCCCAGTTCCTCGATCTATGGATACACCCAGGCTGAACTGCTGCCGAATGGATCGTCAGTGAACGTCACCATCGATAATCTGGAAGCGTACTGCGAACTGCTGATGAACTTCATACTGCAGGACGGAATCGCTCAGCAAATGAAGGCCTTTAGTGATGGGTTTAACGAAGTGTTTCCTCTAAAGAAGTTGGCCGCTTTTACTCCCTCAGAGGCGCGAATGATGATTTGTGGCGAGCAGTTCCCCCATTGGAGCCGAGAAGACATTATTTCATACACTGAACCAAAACTTGGTTACAACAAAGACAG TCCCGGATTCCAACGCTTTGTTAACGTTTTGTTAAGCATGTCGGGAGACGAAAGGAAGGCGTTCCTCCAATTCACAACTGGTTGCAGTAGCCTGCCCCCAGGAGGACTGGCCAACCTTCATCCCCGACTGACAGTTGTCCGTAAGGTAGATGCTGGCGTTGGAAGCTATCCATCCGTGAACACATGCGTTCACTACTTAAAGCTTCCCGACTACCCAACTGAAGAGATCATGAAAGAGCGCTTGTTAACAGCAACTAAGGAAAAGGggtttcatttaaattaa